The Synechococcus sp. M16.1 genome includes the window GAGGTGCACGACATCACCTTGACTCCACCGTCGAAGGAGATGTTGGTGGCCGCTCACCAATCCCTCGGTGACAGGAAACTGCTGTTCAACACCAGCGGCCAGAGCTATCGCGCCATGGGTGCGGCAGCAGTGAAGGCTCTGTCGGATGAAGAGGCTCTCGAGGCTTTGGCTGCTGATGGAAAGTTGATCAAACGACCGTTCGTGGAGGTGAATTCCTCCACATACCTCACCGGCTTCAAGCCTGATCTTTGGGAGTCGGTCTTCCAGGGTTGAAGTTCAAGCCATCCAATTCGCTGATCAGGGCGTCCACATCGCCTTGGTCGCGGATCTGACGGAAGCTTGAGCGTTTGATCTCTTCCAGGAGGGCGACCAGCAGATCCTGGCTGCGGCTCAAGACAGGCCCCTGTTCCAGGGTGTG containing:
- a CDS encoding arsenate reductase family protein; its protein translation is MAGTLQVYSYNRCSTCRKALAWLTERGIAHEVHDITLTPPSKEMLVAAHQSLGDRKLLFNTSGQSYRAMGAAAVKALSDEEALEALAADGKLIKRPFVEVNSSTYLTGFKPDLWESVFQG